The following coding sequences lie in one Candidatus Diapherotrites archaeon genomic window:
- a CDS encoding DUF2080 family transposase-associated protein codes for MLERTITPFGTSAKADVPKKYIGKRAYIVILT; via the coding sequence ATACTAGAAAGAACCATAACGCCATTCGGAACATCAGCAAAAGCAGACGTTCCCAAAAAATATATTGGAAAAAGAGCCTACATCGTTATCCTAACCTAA